The Triticum aestivum cultivar Chinese Spring chromosome 7B, IWGSC CS RefSeq v2.1, whole genome shotgun sequence genome window below encodes:
- the LOC123156367 gene encoding uncharacterized membrane protein At1g16860 → MGSRFPSHQLSNGLYVSGRPEQPKEKAPVVCSAAMPYTGGDIKKSGELGKMFDLHAEKSRKSGPLGNQPSRNTSFGGAASNSGPVSSAASRSNYSGSISAAVPGTGGSARAKSNSGPLNKHGEPTKRSSGPQSGGVTPMARQNSGHLPPILPTTGLITSGPISSGQLNSSGALRKVSGTLDSTVSMKMRATSSAYNPAVTNLNEQNSYSIKASLPKPILWAAILLFAMGFIAGGFILAAVHNSILLVVVVVIFGFVAALLVWNICWGTRGMTRFVSRYPDADLRIAKDGEYVKVTGVVTCGNFPLESSFQRVPRCVYTSSCLYEYRGWDSKAANTQHRRFTWGLRSIERHAVDFYISDFQSGLRALVKIGYGARLIPYVDEAVVIDINPENKDMSPEFLRWLRERNLSSDDRIMRLKEGYIKEGNTVSVIGVVQRNDNVLMIVPPPEPFNTGCQWGKCLLPTSLDGLVLRCEDTSNGDVIPV, encoded by the exons ATGGGTTCTCGGTTTCCATCCCACCAATTAAGCAATGGGCTTTATGTCTCTGGGCGACCTGAGCAACCAAAGGAGAAGGCTCCGGTTGTTTGCTCTGCAGCTATGCCATACACTGGGGGTGACATCAAGAAATCAGGAGAACTAGGGAAAATGTTTGATCTCCATGCTGAGAAGTCACGGAAATCTGGCCCTTTGGGTAATCAACCTTCAAGGAATACTTCATTTGGTGGTGCTGCTTCCAATTCTGGACCAGTATCTAGTGCTGCTTCTCGATCCAACTACTCTGGCTCTATTTCAGCAGCGGTTCCTGGCACTGGAGGTTCTGCAAGGGCAAAATCTAATTCTGGACCGCTCAATAAGCATGGAGAACCAACAAAGAGATCCTCTGGCCCCCAGTCAGGAGGAGTGACCCCAATGGCTCGCCAGAATTCTGGCCATCTACCGCCTATTCTTCCGACAACTGGGCTCATCACATCAGGACCTATCTCCTCTGGACAGTTGAACTCATCTGGTGCTCTACGAAAAGTATCAGGCACTCTTGATTCTACTGTTTCGATGAAGATGCGTGCCACCTCTTCTGCTTACAACCCGGCTGTTACAAATCTTAATGAGCAAAATAGCTACTCAATTAAGGCCAGTTTGCCAAAGCCGATACTATGGGCGGCTATTCTGCTCTTTGCGATGGGGTTCATAGCAGGTGGCTTCATTCTAGCTGCTGTTCATAATTCGATTTTGCTGGTAGTTGTTGTGGTGATATTTGGATTTGTTGCTGCGCTCTTGGTTTGGAACATTTGCTGGGGAACAAGAGGCATGACTAGATTTGTCAGTCGCTATCCTGATGCTGATCTTAGAATTGCGAAAGATGGAGAGTATGTGAAGGTCACAGGG GTTGTTACTTGTGGAAATTTCCCCCTAGAGTCCTCATTTCAAAGGGTTCCAAGATGTGTATACACTTCGTCCTGCTTGTATGAGTATAGGGGCTGGGACTCAAAAGCTGCCAACACTCAGCATCGCCGATTTACTTGGGGATTACGTTCAATTGAA CGGCATGCGGTCGATTTCTACATCTCTGATTTCCAATCTGGGCTGCGAGCATTGGTCAAAATAGGATATGGTGCACGGCTAATCCCATATGTCGATGAAGCTGTTGTTATTGACATAAATCCAGAAAACAAGGACATGTCCCCTGAATTTTTGAGATGGCTACGGGAAAGGAACCTCTCAAGTGATGATCGTATAATGCGCCTAAAAGAAGG ATACATTAAGGAGGGAAACACTgttagtgtcatcggtgttgttcAAAGGAACGATAATGTGCTGATGATTGTTCCACCACCTGAACCCTTCAACACTGGTTGCCAGTGGGGCAAGTGCCTCCTCCCAACTAGCCTTGATGGACTAGTCTTAAGATGTGAAGACACGTCGAACGGTGATGTAATTCCAGTATAG